A single Anopheles arabiensis isolate DONGOLA chromosome 2, AaraD3, whole genome shotgun sequence DNA region contains:
- the LOC120896111 gene encoding trichohyalin isoform X1, which translates to MPVNSRPPWLKDRLETVNKSVPPAWARKASVTPATDTKESSPSSKATATESSSAKASSPAAATTAVKKPAASSTVPAKENGDKAAAKPTTTAKLQSKEIKVPVVVAQKKPVNPPLTKPAEPATGLKNTTPVMTVHREVAKPKPKPLAKEPTPESDDEEDEEEEEVEEEEEEEEEEEGSTEYETETESEEEPAPPVKPAPKKPEPASTLKRPDDASSQPPPKLPVQLRKVTPTRSPDKSDSESKPSSRSVSEKSSSPEPKPFIRPPLKKVVRPQQDPPPKERSVSPEPAKNFRVQLRKVPSNLKAPRVKEKLPEVQLKKVEKPLLEDIPKKEEAYPHKPSMLKSESSKRIPPPPPMPKSNIPPPPPPPPSLKPPPDFEKKEISDKQKEVLDKLKRRPRRRPDWSDMMKEVEQGRKLRHVQCNDRSHPIINSKSITKVKDQFIFETEKATAHNQLLKQIQGGVQLKPTKCNDRSKPILGGLRKFRRQMTLEEQLAKSESRANLEAPPAEEEELDELDDIDKVRDDLQSTKQMLAHELRNNEALERENKRLQARVQNLEAELSRERWNPLSGEERTTVTGPQSDLIQSLKDEALEAQKQSQQLEEKYQTVAKELATAYKQTEEQKRKIAELERKLQCLTDDDFYLNEHQGITDDRRATESAQKESSPELQPEEEEEEEEEEDEEKKAEKLAKRLNREVNMLQARLTRLKEKQEEKHAERQALKYAMKTNQYALKAEKKKYKKLQKEVEKMAAMMKLEDDDDENAEAKEPPPEEPEDEQEEEEEEEESESEESESESENESENEAEDAPDDKKKINLEPRVKRHEARLASLKKGNYLLQANVDRIKDEISKVREECCTLQTDLDNVIADLG; encoded by the exons ATGCCGGTAAACAGCCGTCCCCCGTGGCTGAAGGATCGTCTCGAGACGGTAAACAAATCCGTACCGCCGGCCTGGGCACGCAAAGCCAGCGTCACGCCCGCCACTGACACAAAGGAATCGTCACCCTCGTCAAAAGCGACCGCAACGGAAAGCTCGTCGGCAAAAGCTTCGTCACCAGCGGCCGCCACCACGGCCGTCAAGAAGCCGGCTGCCAGCAGTACCGTGCCGGCCAAAGAAAATGGTGACAAAGCGGCGGCAAAGCCCACAACGACGGCCAAGCTGCAGTCGAAAGAAATTAAGGTGCCTGTTGTAGTGGCACAGAAAAAGCCCGTCAATCCTCCGCTCACCAAACCGGCCGAACCGGCCACAGGGCTCAAAAACACGACACCCGTCATGACGGTACACCGGGAGGTTGCTAAGCCGAAACCGAAACCCTTGGCCAAGGAACCAACACCCGAGtccgacgacgaggaggatgaagaggaagaggaggtagaggaagaggaggaggaagaggaggaggaagagggaAGCACGGAGTACGAAACGGAAACAGAGTCCGAGGAAGAGCCGGCGCCACCGGTGAAGCCGGCACCGAAGAAGCCCGAACCGGCGAGCACCCTGAAGCGCCCAGATGACGCATCATCGCAGCCACCGCCGAAGCTACCGGTGCAGCTGCGCAAAGTGACGCCAACGAGGAGCCCCGACAAGTCGGACAGCGAAAGCAAACCCTCCTCGAGGTCGGTGTCCGAGAAGTCGTCCTCGCCGGAGCCGAAACCATTCATCAGACCGCCGCTGAAGAAGGTGGTCCGACCGCAGCAAGATCCACCGCCCAAGGAGCGATCGGTATCGCCCGAGCCGGCCAAAAACTTCCGCGTGCAGCTGCGCAAAGTGCCCTCCAATCTGAAGGCGCCGCGCGTCAAGGAGAAGCTGCCCGAGGTGCAGCTGAAAAAGGTGGAGAAGCCGCTGCTGGAGGACATACCGAAGAAGGAGGAAGCCTATCCGCACAAACCGTCGATGCTGAAATCGGAAAGCAGTAAAAGAA ttccgccaccaccaccgatgcCAAAGTCGAACataccaccaccgcctccaCCGCCGCCGAGCTTGAAGCCTCCGCCGGACtttgaaaagaaggaaatatCCGACAAACAGAAGGAGGTGCTAGACAAGCTAAA ACGTCGTCCACGTCGACGTCCGGACTGGTCGGACATGATGAAGGAGGTTGAGCAGGGCAGAAAACTGAGACACGTTCAGTGTAATGACAG ATCGCATCCGATCATAAACTCCAAATCGATCACCAAGGTCAAGGATCAGTTCATCTTCGAGACGGAAAAGGCTACGGCACACAATCAGCTGCTGAAGCAAATCCAGGGCGGTGTGCAGCTGAAACCGACCAAGTGTAACGATCGCAGCAAACCGATCCTCGGCGGCCTGCGCAAGTTCCGCCGCCAGATGACGCTCGAGGAGCAGCTGGCCAAGTCGGAGTCGCGCGCCAACCTCGAGGCGCCCCCGGCCGAGGAAGAGGAGCTGGACGAGCTGGACGACATCGACAAGGTGCGGGACGATCTGCAGAGCACCAAGCAGATGCTTGCGCACGAGCTGCGCAACAACGAGGCACTGGAGCGCGAAAACAAGCGGCTGCAGGCCCGGGTACAGAACCTCGAGGCCGAGCTGTCCCGGGAGCGATGGAACCCGCTGAGCGGCGAGGAACGGACCACCGTTACCGGTCCCCAGTCCGATCTAATACAGTCGCTCAAGGACGAAGCACTGGAGGCGCAGAAGCAGTCGCAGCAGCTGGaggaaaaatatcaaacagtGGCCAAGGAGCTGGCCACGGCCTACAAGCAGACGGAAGAGCAGAAGCGAAAGATCGCCGAACTTGAGCGCAAACTCCAG TGCTTAACGGACGATGACTTCTACTTGAACGAGCATCAG GGCATTACGGACGATCGCAGAGCGACCGAGTCGGCCCAGAAGGAAAGCTCACCGGAACTGCAGcccgaggaggaggaagaggaggaggaagaggaggacgaggaaAAGAAGGCTGAAAAGCTGGCCAAGCGGTTGAACCGCGAGGTCAACATGCTGCAGGCCCGGCTCACGAGATTGAAGGAGAAGCAGGAGGAAAAGCATGCCGAACGGCAGGCGTTAAAGTATGCCATGAAAACCAACCAGTATGCCCTCAA GGctgagaagaagaagtataagAAGCTTCAGAAGGAGGTGGAAAAAATGGCCGCCATGATGAAGCTGgaggatgacgatgatgaaaaTGCCGAAGCCAAGGAACCACCGCCGGAGGAACCGGAAGACGagcaggaagaggaggaagaggaggaggaaagtgAATCGgaggaatcggaatcggaaagCGAAAATGAGAGTGAAAATGAAGCAGAG GATGCTCCGGATGATAAGAAGAAGATCAACCTTGAACCACGAGTCAAACGGCACGAGGCTCGGCTGGCCTCGCTGAAGAAGGGCAACTACTTGCTGCAGGCCAACGTCGATCGTATTAAGGACGAGATTAGCAAGGTGCGCGAGGAGTGCTGCACGCTGCAGACGGACCTGGACAACGTCATAGCGGACTTGGGCTGA
- the LOC120896117 gene encoding peptidoglycan-recognition protein LB, whose product MDFVKDFCYYFGVIAFTLFYVAVDSKACDPVPYVTRDFWSALPPKQIEHFAGPIPYVIIHHSYRPAACYNGLQCIAAMQSMQKMHQDVRQWNDIGYSFAVGGDGRVYQGRGFNVIGAHAPRYNNRSVGICLIGDWVADLPPKNMLTAAQNLIEYGVRNGLIAQNYTLLGHRQVRTTECPGDRLFEEIKTWPHFDPMTDIVDQNSV is encoded by the exons ATGGACTTTGTGAAAGACTTTTGTTACTACTTCGGCGTCATAGCATTTACCCTATTTTACGTTGCGGTTGATAGTAAAGCATGtg ACCCGGTGCCCTACGTGACGCGAGACTTTTGGAGTGCTCTGCCACCGAAACAGATCGAACACTTCGCCGGTCCCATCCCGTACGTCATCATACATCATTCGTACAGGCCGGCGGCATGCTACAACGGGCTGCAGTGCATCGCGGCAATGCAATCGATGCAGAAGATGCACCAGGACGTGCGTCAGTGGAACGACATCGGGTACAGCTTTGCGGTCGGTGGCGACGGGCGCGTGTACCAGGGCCGGGGATTCAATGTGATTGGCGCTCATGCGCCCCGATACAACAACCGCAGCGTTGGGATCTGTCTGATCGGTGATTGGGTTG CGGATTTGCCACCGAAGAACATGCTCACGGCCGCCCAAAACCTCATCGAGTATGGTGTCCGGAATGGGCTGATTGCACAGAACTACACCTTGCTGGGGCATCGGCAGGTACGCACGACGGAATGTCCGGGTGATCGGCTGTTCGAGGAGATCAAAACCTGGCCCCATTTCGATCCGATGACGGACATTGTCGATCAGAACAGTGTTTGA
- the LOC120896116 gene encoding ras-related protein Rab-8A, with protein MAKTYDYLFKLLLIGDSGVGKTCILFRFSEDAFNTTFISTIGIDFKIRTIDLDGKKIKLQIWDTAGQERFRTITTAYYRGAMGIMLVYDITQEKSFENIKNWIRNIEENAAADVEKMLLGNKCELNEKRQVTRVRGEQLAVEYGIKFMETSAKASINVDDAFFTLARDIKCKMEKRMEANNPPKGGHQLKPQVEPRKAPSWLSKCNLF; from the exons atgGCGAAAACGTACGACTATCTGTTCAAACTTTTACTGATCGGCGATTCCGGCGTCGGCAAAACCTGCATACTGTTCCGCTTTTCGGAGGATGCCTTCAATACCACATTCATCAGTACAATCG gTATCGATTTCAAAATCCGAACAATCGATCTGGATGGGAAAAAGATAAAACTGCAAATATG GGACACAGCGGGACAGGAACGATTCCGTACAATCACGACCGCCTATTACCGGGGAGCCATGGGCATCATGCTGGTATACGACATCACACAGGAGAAATCGTTCGAGAACATTAAAAACTGGATTAGAAACATCGAAGAAAATGCGGCAGCCGACGTGGAAAAGATGCTGCTCGGCAATAAGTGTGAGCTTAATGAAAAAAGACAG GTTACCCGAGTCCGTGGTGAACAGCTAGCTGTAGAGTATGGTATTAAATTTATGGAAACATCTGCGAAGGCAAGCATCAACGTGGACGACGCGTTTTTCACTCTTGCCCGGGATATTAAGTGTAAAATGGAAAAGCGAATG GAAGCAAACAACCCACCGAAAGGTGGCCATCAGCTTAAGCCGCAGGTCGAACCACGGAAGGCACCGAGTTGGTTATCGAAGTGCAATCTGTTTTGA
- the LOC120896111 gene encoding glutamic acid-rich protein isoform X2, whose protein sequence is MPVNSRPPWLKDRLETVNKSVPPAWARKASVTPATDTKESSPSSKATATESSSAKASSPAAATTAVKKPAASSTVPAKENGDKAAAKPTTTAKLQSKEIKVPVVVAQKKPVNPPLTKPAEPATGLKNTTPVMTVHREVAKPKPKPLAKEPTPESDDEEDEEEEEVEEEEEEEEEEEGSTEYETETESEEEPAPPVKPAPKKPEPASTLKRPDDASSQPPPKLPVQLRKVTPTRSPDKSDSESKPSSRSVSEKSSSPEPKPFIRPPLKKVVRPQQDPPPKERSVSPEPAKNFRVQLRKVPSNLKAPRVKEKLPEVQLKKVEKPLLEDIPKKEEAYPHKPSMLKSESSKRIPPPPPMPKSNIPPPPPPPPSLKPPPDFEKKEISDKQKEVLDKLKRRPRRRPDWSDMMKEVEQGRKLRHVQCNDRSHPIINSKSITKVKDQFIFETEKATAHNQLLKQIQGGVQLKPTKCNDRSKPILGGLRKFRRQMTLEEQLAKSESRANLEAPPAEEEELDELDDIDKVRDDLQSTKQMLAHELRNNEALERENKRLQARVQNLEAELSRERWNPLSGEERTTVTGPQSDLIQSLKDEALEAQKQSQQLEEKYQTVAKELATAYKQTEEQKRKIAELERKLQGITDDRRATESAQKESSPELQPEEEEEEEEEEDEEKKAEKLAKRLNREVNMLQARLTRLKEKQEEKHAERQALKYAMKTNQYALKAEKKKYKKLQKEVEKMAAMMKLEDDDDENAEAKEPPPEEPEDEQEEEEEEEESESEESESESENESENEAEDAPDDKKKINLEPRVKRHEARLASLKKGNYLLQANVDRIKDEISKVREECCTLQTDLDNVIADLG, encoded by the exons ATGCCGGTAAACAGCCGTCCCCCGTGGCTGAAGGATCGTCTCGAGACGGTAAACAAATCCGTACCGCCGGCCTGGGCACGCAAAGCCAGCGTCACGCCCGCCACTGACACAAAGGAATCGTCACCCTCGTCAAAAGCGACCGCAACGGAAAGCTCGTCGGCAAAAGCTTCGTCACCAGCGGCCGCCACCACGGCCGTCAAGAAGCCGGCTGCCAGCAGTACCGTGCCGGCCAAAGAAAATGGTGACAAAGCGGCGGCAAAGCCCACAACGACGGCCAAGCTGCAGTCGAAAGAAATTAAGGTGCCTGTTGTAGTGGCACAGAAAAAGCCCGTCAATCCTCCGCTCACCAAACCGGCCGAACCGGCCACAGGGCTCAAAAACACGACACCCGTCATGACGGTACACCGGGAGGTTGCTAAGCCGAAACCGAAACCCTTGGCCAAGGAACCAACACCCGAGtccgacgacgaggaggatgaagaggaagaggaggtagaggaagaggaggaggaagaggaggaggaagagggaAGCACGGAGTACGAAACGGAAACAGAGTCCGAGGAAGAGCCGGCGCCACCGGTGAAGCCGGCACCGAAGAAGCCCGAACCGGCGAGCACCCTGAAGCGCCCAGATGACGCATCATCGCAGCCACCGCCGAAGCTACCGGTGCAGCTGCGCAAAGTGACGCCAACGAGGAGCCCCGACAAGTCGGACAGCGAAAGCAAACCCTCCTCGAGGTCGGTGTCCGAGAAGTCGTCCTCGCCGGAGCCGAAACCATTCATCAGACCGCCGCTGAAGAAGGTGGTCCGACCGCAGCAAGATCCACCGCCCAAGGAGCGATCGGTATCGCCCGAGCCGGCCAAAAACTTCCGCGTGCAGCTGCGCAAAGTGCCCTCCAATCTGAAGGCGCCGCGCGTCAAGGAGAAGCTGCCCGAGGTGCAGCTGAAAAAGGTGGAGAAGCCGCTGCTGGAGGACATACCGAAGAAGGAGGAAGCCTATCCGCACAAACCGTCGATGCTGAAATCGGAAAGCAGTAAAAGAA ttccgccaccaccaccgatgcCAAAGTCGAACataccaccaccgcctccaCCGCCGCCGAGCTTGAAGCCTCCGCCGGACtttgaaaagaaggaaatatCCGACAAACAGAAGGAGGTGCTAGACAAGCTAAA ACGTCGTCCACGTCGACGTCCGGACTGGTCGGACATGATGAAGGAGGTTGAGCAGGGCAGAAAACTGAGACACGTTCAGTGTAATGACAG ATCGCATCCGATCATAAACTCCAAATCGATCACCAAGGTCAAGGATCAGTTCATCTTCGAGACGGAAAAGGCTACGGCACACAATCAGCTGCTGAAGCAAATCCAGGGCGGTGTGCAGCTGAAACCGACCAAGTGTAACGATCGCAGCAAACCGATCCTCGGCGGCCTGCGCAAGTTCCGCCGCCAGATGACGCTCGAGGAGCAGCTGGCCAAGTCGGAGTCGCGCGCCAACCTCGAGGCGCCCCCGGCCGAGGAAGAGGAGCTGGACGAGCTGGACGACATCGACAAGGTGCGGGACGATCTGCAGAGCACCAAGCAGATGCTTGCGCACGAGCTGCGCAACAACGAGGCACTGGAGCGCGAAAACAAGCGGCTGCAGGCCCGGGTACAGAACCTCGAGGCCGAGCTGTCCCGGGAGCGATGGAACCCGCTGAGCGGCGAGGAACGGACCACCGTTACCGGTCCCCAGTCCGATCTAATACAGTCGCTCAAGGACGAAGCACTGGAGGCGCAGAAGCAGTCGCAGCAGCTGGaggaaaaatatcaaacagtGGCCAAGGAGCTGGCCACGGCCTACAAGCAGACGGAAGAGCAGAAGCGAAAGATCGCCGAACTTGAGCGCAAACTCCAG GGCATTACGGACGATCGCAGAGCGACCGAGTCGGCCCAGAAGGAAAGCTCACCGGAACTGCAGcccgaggaggaggaagaggaggaggaagaggaggacgaggaaAAGAAGGCTGAAAAGCTGGCCAAGCGGTTGAACCGCGAGGTCAACATGCTGCAGGCCCGGCTCACGAGATTGAAGGAGAAGCAGGAGGAAAAGCATGCCGAACGGCAGGCGTTAAAGTATGCCATGAAAACCAACCAGTATGCCCTCAA GGctgagaagaagaagtataagAAGCTTCAGAAGGAGGTGGAAAAAATGGCCGCCATGATGAAGCTGgaggatgacgatgatgaaaaTGCCGAAGCCAAGGAACCACCGCCGGAGGAACCGGAAGACGagcaggaagaggaggaagaggaggaggaaagtgAATCGgaggaatcggaatcggaaagCGAAAATGAGAGTGAAAATGAAGCAGAG GATGCTCCGGATGATAAGAAGAAGATCAACCTTGAACCACGAGTCAAACGGCACGAGGCTCGGCTGGCCTCGCTGAAGAAGGGCAACTACTTGCTGCAGGCCAACGTCGATCGTATTAAGGACGAGATTAGCAAGGTGCGCGAGGAGTGCTGCACGCTGCAGACGGACCTGGACAACGTCATAGCGGACTTGGGCTGA
- the LOC120896113 gene encoding trichohyalin: MRSAKLQAALVKRREAEQIKYQKSAAVERYYDQWGRITSRYESWTTPKYYREAEEALRKREDEKKKQEALESKRARLKELLQKENEELQKEMENISRPKPKSVSTEILEGIRSRLHSAEEAKKRMDLEANLYSKWRLGFDKDAVIMDSKTTHQAMAKLNWIDRQVELQLQDEKDRHEQQERQLKLSEEVRRREELMLEKNRMREQELKELRSMQEMHMAELKSREQEANELKMYEVRLKTKKEEMVNELEQLRVYNDVRRDRVVAMHNLRRIKMLLRERSEAVRNDLQHDIQLLQRISSDNPASCDSAEGIEYLRRKFQLQYDLEVEQQMTIEGMYESEAKHSLAKCEDKWNSEAIIREQQLRCLLEDRLMDFETKLVDCTQRQRELIDVREQHIKAIEGANQRLKELMSDKSRDEFVTSSNNSELRDLLVQRGGGGDGPDRGHPIPRRPSTQSSQRSSTFSSIFPFDDYCKELKLTENRTGRPNGGTVGAPEGLTAPRFGKKKVAWC; this comes from the exons ATGCGTAGCGCAAAGTTACAGGCAGCGCTGGTGAAACGACGGGAAGCGGAACAGATCAAGTACCAAAAGTCAGCCGCGGTAGAACGGTACTACGACCAGTGGGGACGCATCACGAGCCGGTACGAGTCATGGACAACGCCCAAGTACTACCGGGAAGCGGAAGAAGCACTCCGGAAGCGAGAGgatgagaagaagaaacaggaaGCACTGGAATCGAAACGTGCCCGTCTAAAGGAACTTTTACAGAAGGAAAATGAGGAGCTACAAAAGGAGATGGAAA aTATATCTCGCCCAAAACCGAAGTCAGTTTCAACTGAAATCCTGGAAGGAATCCGATCGCGGTTGCACAGTGCGGAAGAAGCAAAGAAGCGCATGGACCTGGAGGCAAACTTGTACAGCAAGTGGCGCCTGGGCTTTGACAAAGACGCAGTGATAATGGACTCGAAAACGACACACCAGGCGATGGCCAAGCTGAACTGGATCGATCGGCAGGTGGAGCTGCAACTGCAGGACGAAAAGGATCGCCACGAGCAGCAGGAACGGCAGCTAAAGCTGTCCGAGGAGGTCCGTCGAAGGGAGGAGCTGATGCTGGAAAAGAACCGAATGCGCGAGCAGGAACTGAAGGAACTTCGCAGCATGCAGGAAATGCACATGGCGGAGCTGAAGTCGCGGGAACAGGAAGCGAACGAGCTGAAGATGTACGAGGTGCGGTTGAAAACGAAAAAGGAAGAGATGGTCAACGAGTTGGAGCAGCTGCGCGTGTACAACGATGTGAGGCGCGACCGTGTGGTGGCGATGCATAACTTAAGGCGCATAAAGATGCTGCTCCGCGAGCGCTCGGAAGCGGTGCGGAACGATCTGCAGCATGACATTCAGCTGCTGCAACGCATCAGCAGCGATAATCCCGCATCGTGCGACAGTGCGGAAGGGATCGAGTACTTGCGGCGCAAGTTTCAGCTCCAGTACGATCTGGAGGTGGAGCAGCAGATGACCATCGAGGGCATGTACGAGTCGGAGGCGAAACACAGTTTGGCCAAGTGTGAGGACAAATGGAACAGCGAGGCGATCATTCGAGAGCAGCAGCTGCGCTGCCTGCTGGAGGACCGGCTGATGGACTTCGAAACGAAGCTGGTCGACTGTACGCAAAGGCAGCGCGAGCTTATCGATGTACGCGAGCAGCACATCAAAGCCATCGAGGGGGCCAATCAGCGGCTGAAGGAGCTGATGTCCGATAAATCGCGCGATGAGTTTGTTACCTCGTCCAATAACAGCGAACTGCGGGACCTTCTAGTgcagcgtggtggtggtggcgatggtCCGGATAGAGGACACCCGATTCCGAGGCGACCTTCCACACAGAGTTCGCAGCGGAGCAGCACTTTTAGCAGCATCTTTCCCTTTGATGATTATTGCAAGGAGCTGAAACTGACTGAAAATCGCACCGGTAGACCGAACGGCGGGACGGTTGGGGCCCCCGAAGGTTTGACGGCGCCCCGGTTTGGCAAGAAGAAGGTAGCCTGGTGCTAA
- the LOC120896111 gene encoding glutamic acid-rich protein isoform X3: protein MPVNSRPPWLKDRLETVNKSVPPAWARKASVTPATDTKESSPSSKATATESSSAKASSPAAATTAVKKPAASSTVPAKENGDKAAAKPTTTAKLQSKEIKVPVVVAQKKPVNPPLTKPAEPATGLKNTTPVMTVHREVAKPKPKPLAKEPTPESDDEEDEEEEEVEEEEEEEEEEEGSTEYETETESEEEPAPPVKPAPKKPEPASTLKRPDDASSQPPPKLPVQLRKVTPTRSPDKSDSESKPSSRSVSEKSSSPEPKPFIRPPLKKVVRPQQDPPPKERSVSPEPAKNFRVQLRKVPSNLKAPRVKEKLPEVQLKKVEKPLLEDIPKKEEAYPHKPSMLKSESSKRIPPPPPMPKSNIPPPPPPPPSLKPPPDFEKKEISDKQKEVLDKLKSHPIINSKSITKVKDQFIFETEKATAHNQLLKQIQGGVQLKPTKCNDRSKPILGGLRKFRRQMTLEEQLAKSESRANLEAPPAEEEELDELDDIDKVRDDLQSTKQMLAHELRNNEALERENKRLQARVQNLEAELSRERWNPLSGEERTTVTGPQSDLIQSLKDEALEAQKQSQQLEEKYQTVAKELATAYKQTEEQKRKIAELERKLQCLTDDDFYLNEHQGITDDRRATESAQKESSPELQPEEEEEEEEEEDEEKKAEKLAKRLNREVNMLQARLTRLKEKQEEKHAERQALKYAMKTNQYALKAEKKKYKKLQKEVEKMAAMMKLEDDDDENAEAKEPPPEEPEDEQEEEEEEEESESEESESESENESENEAEDAPDDKKKINLEPRVKRHEARLASLKKGNYLLQANVDRIKDEISKVREECCTLQTDLDNVIADLG from the exons ATGCCGGTAAACAGCCGTCCCCCGTGGCTGAAGGATCGTCTCGAGACGGTAAACAAATCCGTACCGCCGGCCTGGGCACGCAAAGCCAGCGTCACGCCCGCCACTGACACAAAGGAATCGTCACCCTCGTCAAAAGCGACCGCAACGGAAAGCTCGTCGGCAAAAGCTTCGTCACCAGCGGCCGCCACCACGGCCGTCAAGAAGCCGGCTGCCAGCAGTACCGTGCCGGCCAAAGAAAATGGTGACAAAGCGGCGGCAAAGCCCACAACGACGGCCAAGCTGCAGTCGAAAGAAATTAAGGTGCCTGTTGTAGTGGCACAGAAAAAGCCCGTCAATCCTCCGCTCACCAAACCGGCCGAACCGGCCACAGGGCTCAAAAACACGACACCCGTCATGACGGTACACCGGGAGGTTGCTAAGCCGAAACCGAAACCCTTGGCCAAGGAACCAACACCCGAGtccgacgacgaggaggatgaagaggaagaggaggtagaggaagaggaggaggaagaggaggaggaagagggaAGCACGGAGTACGAAACGGAAACAGAGTCCGAGGAAGAGCCGGCGCCACCGGTGAAGCCGGCACCGAAGAAGCCCGAACCGGCGAGCACCCTGAAGCGCCCAGATGACGCATCATCGCAGCCACCGCCGAAGCTACCGGTGCAGCTGCGCAAAGTGACGCCAACGAGGAGCCCCGACAAGTCGGACAGCGAAAGCAAACCCTCCTCGAGGTCGGTGTCCGAGAAGTCGTCCTCGCCGGAGCCGAAACCATTCATCAGACCGCCGCTGAAGAAGGTGGTCCGACCGCAGCAAGATCCACCGCCCAAGGAGCGATCGGTATCGCCCGAGCCGGCCAAAAACTTCCGCGTGCAGCTGCGCAAAGTGCCCTCCAATCTGAAGGCGCCGCGCGTCAAGGAGAAGCTGCCCGAGGTGCAGCTGAAAAAGGTGGAGAAGCCGCTGCTGGAGGACATACCGAAGAAGGAGGAAGCCTATCCGCACAAACCGTCGATGCTGAAATCGGAAAGCAGTAAAAGAA ttccgccaccaccaccgatgcCAAAGTCGAACataccaccaccgcctccaCCGCCGCCGAGCTTGAAGCCTCCGCCGGACtttgaaaagaaggaaatatCCGACAAACAGAAGGAGGTGCTAGACAAGCTAAA ATCGCATCCGATCATAAACTCCAAATCGATCACCAAGGTCAAGGATCAGTTCATCTTCGAGACGGAAAAGGCTACGGCACACAATCAGCTGCTGAAGCAAATCCAGGGCGGTGTGCAGCTGAAACCGACCAAGTGTAACGATCGCAGCAAACCGATCCTCGGCGGCCTGCGCAAGTTCCGCCGCCAGATGACGCTCGAGGAGCAGCTGGCCAAGTCGGAGTCGCGCGCCAACCTCGAGGCGCCCCCGGCCGAGGAAGAGGAGCTGGACGAGCTGGACGACATCGACAAGGTGCGGGACGATCTGCAGAGCACCAAGCAGATGCTTGCGCACGAGCTGCGCAACAACGAGGCACTGGAGCGCGAAAACAAGCGGCTGCAGGCCCGGGTACAGAACCTCGAGGCCGAGCTGTCCCGGGAGCGATGGAACCCGCTGAGCGGCGAGGAACGGACCACCGTTACCGGTCCCCAGTCCGATCTAATACAGTCGCTCAAGGACGAAGCACTGGAGGCGCAGAAGCAGTCGCAGCAGCTGGaggaaaaatatcaaacagtGGCCAAGGAGCTGGCCACGGCCTACAAGCAGACGGAAGAGCAGAAGCGAAAGATCGCCGAACTTGAGCGCAAACTCCAG TGCTTAACGGACGATGACTTCTACTTGAACGAGCATCAG GGCATTACGGACGATCGCAGAGCGACCGAGTCGGCCCAGAAGGAAAGCTCACCGGAACTGCAGcccgaggaggaggaagaggaggaggaagaggaggacgaggaaAAGAAGGCTGAAAAGCTGGCCAAGCGGTTGAACCGCGAGGTCAACATGCTGCAGGCCCGGCTCACGAGATTGAAGGAGAAGCAGGAGGAAAAGCATGCCGAACGGCAGGCGTTAAAGTATGCCATGAAAACCAACCAGTATGCCCTCAA GGctgagaagaagaagtataagAAGCTTCAGAAGGAGGTGGAAAAAATGGCCGCCATGATGAAGCTGgaggatgacgatgatgaaaaTGCCGAAGCCAAGGAACCACCGCCGGAGGAACCGGAAGACGagcaggaagaggaggaagaggaggaggaaagtgAATCGgaggaatcggaatcggaaagCGAAAATGAGAGTGAAAATGAAGCAGAG GATGCTCCGGATGATAAGAAGAAGATCAACCTTGAACCACGAGTCAAACGGCACGAGGCTCGGCTGGCCTCGCTGAAGAAGGGCAACTACTTGCTGCAGGCCAACGTCGATCGTATTAAGGACGAGATTAGCAAGGTGCGCGAGGAGTGCTGCACGCTGCAGACGGACCTGGACAACGTCATAGCGGACTTGGGCTGA